A window from Nocardioides mesophilus encodes these proteins:
- a CDS encoding ABC transporter ATP-binding protein, protein MRAAAVATSGLTKRFRHQVAVDSLDLLVPTGAVYGFLGPNGSGKTTTIRMLLGLVTPSAGTVELLGRPMPAGAPEVLARVGALVEGPAFHPYLSGRENLARLDAADRTTDPRTARHRIDAALDRVGLMAAARKRYRAYSLGMRQRLAIASALLRPRDLLVLDEPTNGLDPQGTREVRSLVASLADEGATVLVSSHLLSEVEQMCTHLGVMHVGRLVAQGTSAELRAGTEAEVVVETDQATEAARILRELGVLEVQVRRGAATGLLGRVAPEKIVAACVHQGVPVTGFRVGAPSLEDVFVSLTGEGFDVSA, encoded by the coding sequence ATGAGAGCTGCCGCCGTCGCCACGTCGGGTCTGACCAAGCGGTTCCGGCACCAGGTGGCAGTGGACTCCCTCGACCTGCTCGTGCCGACCGGTGCCGTCTACGGCTTCCTCGGGCCGAACGGCTCGGGCAAGACCACCACGATCCGGATGCTGCTCGGGCTGGTGACGCCGAGCGCGGGCACGGTCGAGCTGTTGGGCAGGCCGATGCCGGCCGGCGCGCCCGAGGTGCTCGCCCGGGTGGGCGCGCTCGTGGAGGGACCGGCCTTCCACCCGTACCTGTCGGGACGGGAGAACCTGGCGCGGCTCGACGCCGCCGACCGCACCACCGACCCGCGCACCGCTCGGCACCGCATCGACGCCGCGCTGGACCGGGTGGGGCTGATGGCCGCCGCCCGCAAGCGCTACCGCGCTTACTCCCTCGGCATGCGGCAGCGGCTGGCGATCGCGAGCGCGCTGCTGCGGCCGCGCGACCTGCTCGTGCTCGACGAGCCGACCAACGGGCTGGACCCGCAGGGCACTCGTGAGGTCAGGTCGCTGGTCGCGTCGTTGGCCGACGAGGGCGCCACGGTGCTGGTCTCCAGCCACCTGCTCTCCGAGGTCGAGCAGATGTGCACCCACCTCGGTGTGATGCACGTCGGGCGGCTGGTCGCCCAGGGGACCAGTGCCGAGCTGCGCGCCGGCACCGAGGCCGAGGTCGTCGTCGAGACCGACCAGGCCACGGAGGCGGCCCGGATCCTGCGCGAGCTGGGCGTGCTCGAGGTCCAGGTGCGGCGCGGTGCGGCCACAGGCCTGCTCGGCCGCGTCGCGCCGGAGAAGATCGTCGCCGCCTGCGTGCACCAGGGGGTGCCGGTGACCGGCTTCCGCGTGGGCGCCCCCTCGCTGGAGGACGTGTTCGTGTCGCTGACGGGGGAGGGCTTCGATGTCAGCGCCTGA
- a CDS encoding sulfotransferase family protein yields the protein MPSSQTSSSRLTTTSARPRRVVLVAGAGRSGTSTFAGILQRLGVLVPQPEVVADTTNPRGFSESQWVVDLHDELLARTNVQVGDARPVAWSQTGRLTERDRLQARVVGWLEEQLALGDELVIKDPRLSWFLDLWRTSAVRAGAEPSYATMLRPPAEVVGSKRAHYNRRMDDAHGVAQWVNMMLGTEHRTRGSDRVFVRYHDLLGDWRTTVSRAGGALHLSGVAEPADDAVRRVEEFVDPGLRRIQLTWDDLELPSRLEEIARETWSVLDSFATPEDPGEAHDGEQEAQARLDELRIAYDAFYAESEAVARSSVIAAGTTARSRTERPDASAPVATAAPRAAGRPAGPVERLARRTPPRLRALVPARLRRWARRRSASRPGNA from the coding sequence ATGCCGAGCAGCCAGACGTCGTCGAGTCGCCTCACCACGACGTCGGCCCGGCCACGGCGGGTGGTGCTGGTGGCCGGCGCCGGCCGGTCGGGAACCAGCACCTTCGCGGGCATCCTGCAGCGGCTCGGAGTCCTCGTCCCGCAGCCCGAGGTGGTCGCGGACACCACCAACCCCCGTGGCTTCTCGGAGTCGCAGTGGGTCGTCGACCTGCACGACGAGCTGCTGGCGCGCACGAACGTCCAGGTCGGCGACGCCCGCCCGGTCGCCTGGTCGCAGACCGGCCGGCTCACCGAGCGTGACCGTCTGCAAGCCCGGGTGGTCGGCTGGCTCGAGGAGCAGCTGGCGCTCGGCGACGAGCTGGTGATCAAGGACCCACGACTGTCCTGGTTCCTCGACCTCTGGCGCACCTCGGCGGTCCGCGCCGGCGCCGAGCCGTCGTACGCCACGATGCTCCGACCGCCCGCCGAGGTCGTGGGCAGCAAGCGTGCCCACTACAACCGCAGGATGGACGACGCGCACGGCGTCGCCCAGTGGGTCAACATGATGCTGGGCACCGAGCACCGCACCCGCGGCTCGGACCGGGTCTTCGTCCGCTACCACGACCTGCTGGGGGACTGGCGCACGACGGTCTCCCGGGCGGGCGGCGCGCTGCACCTGTCCGGGGTCGCGGAGCCGGCCGACGACGCGGTGCGACGCGTCGAGGAGTTCGTCGATCCCGGACTCCGGCGGATCCAGCTCACCTGGGACGACCTCGAGCTGCCCTCCCGGCTGGAGGAGATCGCCCGCGAGACCTGGTCGGTCCTGGACTCCTTCGCCACGCCTGAGGATCCCGGCGAGGCCCACGACGGCGAGCAGGAGGCCCAGGCACGGCTCGACGAGCTCCGCATCGCCTACGACGCCTTCTACGCCGAGTCCGAGGCGGTGGCCCGCTCGTCGGTCATCGCCGCCGGTACGACGGCCCGGTCCCGGACCGAGCGCCCGGACGCCTCGGCTCCGGTCGCGACCGCCGCACCCCGCGCCGCGGGCCGGCCGGCCGGCCCTGTCGAGCGGCTGGCCCGGCGTACCCCACCGCGGCTGCGGGCTCTGGTGCCCGCCAGGCTCCGCCGCTGGGCCCGCCGACGCAGCGCGTCCCGACCCGGCAACGCCTGA
- a CDS encoding cyclic nucleotide-binding domain-containing protein, producing the protein MNLKLAHWDQPLPDQLAGPEAVQELCRLDKFRFANVLSGWAEVEDGRIVAAGYGDDSDLVMGSTTVRVGKLGATFRAVSLPVLRGDPQRTEERVTLTQTVGGATGVPLPRPVPHAPFMQWQAPIVWTTLLLTIHADGRSDVELVGASAFPRHWVYDTRGHIAYKTGLTEQSEWMSHSFGRRTPWGHSDREALVLTVESELERQLSTEIMRSGQRPQVRRLPAGTVLTRQGEPGTDIYLVLDGVLSVDVDGEAVGQVGPGAVLGERAVLEGGLRTSTLTAVTPVRIAVTGKDQLDLDRLRQLSDLHDREHHGVSAD; encoded by the coding sequence ATGAATCTCAAGCTGGCCCACTGGGACCAGCCCCTCCCCGACCAGCTCGCCGGCCCCGAGGCCGTGCAGGAGCTGTGCCGGCTGGACAAGTTCCGATTCGCCAACGTGCTCTCGGGATGGGCGGAGGTCGAGGACGGCCGCATCGTCGCCGCGGGCTACGGCGACGACTCCGACCTGGTGATGGGATCGACCACGGTGCGGGTCGGGAAGCTCGGCGCCACGTTCCGTGCGGTCTCGCTACCGGTCCTGCGCGGCGACCCGCAACGCACCGAGGAGCGGGTCACCCTCACCCAGACCGTCGGCGGCGCCACCGGCGTACCGCTTCCCCGACCGGTCCCGCACGCGCCCTTCATGCAATGGCAGGCCCCGATCGTCTGGACCACCCTGCTCCTGACGATCCACGCCGACGGCCGCAGTGACGTCGAGCTCGTCGGGGCCAGCGCGTTCCCCCGTCACTGGGTCTACGACACCCGCGGCCACATCGCGTACAAGACCGGGCTGACCGAGCAGTCCGAGTGGATGAGCCACTCGTTCGGCCGGCGGACTCCCTGGGGTCACAGTGACCGGGAGGCCCTGGTCCTGACGGTCGAGTCGGAGCTCGAGCGGCAGCTGTCGACCGAGATCATGCGCAGCGGGCAGAGGCCGCAGGTCCGTCGGCTGCCGGCGGGCACGGTGCTGACCCGGCAGGGCGAGCCCGGCACCGACATCTACCTGGTGCTCGACGGCGTGCTCTCCGTCGACGTGGACGGAGAGGCCGTGGGACAGGTCGGTCCCGGCGCGGTGCTCGGCGAGAGGGCGGTGCTCGAAGGAGGACTGCGCACGTCCACGCTGACGGCGGTCACCCCGGTCAGGATCGCGGTCACCGGCAAGGACCAGCTCGACCTCGACCGGCTCCGCCAGCTCTCCGACCTCCATGACCGCGAGCACCACGGGGTCAGCGCGGACTGA
- a CDS encoding helix-turn-helix transcriptional regulator — protein sequence MTAMDIHGAQRGDAAHGLGPTRARVLALLQDTAGPMTAAAAAERLGLHVNSARFHLDALALDGMVRRNREKRSTPGRPKVLYAAVADAPHVAHRSYRLLAEILSGALADRLPEPAVSAEEAGRAWGRHLTGPPPAEDAVDRHDGTDALASVVASMGRFGFDSHVVDDQDSFRLEVSHCPFLEVAAEHLDVVCSVHLGLIRGALEQSGAGVTAGTLEPLVEPSRCIAHLVRGAPATVTP from the coding sequence ATGACCGCGATGGACATCCACGGCGCGCAGCGCGGCGATGCCGCCCACGGGCTGGGCCCGACCCGCGCCCGGGTGCTGGCCCTGCTGCAGGACACCGCGGGCCCCATGACCGCGGCGGCGGCCGCCGAACGGCTCGGACTGCACGTGAACTCGGCGCGCTTCCACCTCGACGCCCTCGCGCTGGACGGCATGGTCCGGCGCAACCGCGAGAAGCGCAGCACGCCGGGGCGGCCCAAGGTGCTGTACGCCGCGGTGGCGGACGCTCCGCACGTCGCCCACCGCAGCTACCGCCTGCTGGCCGAGATCCTGTCCGGGGCGCTCGCCGACCGGCTGCCCGAGCCCGCGGTCTCGGCCGAGGAGGCGGGACGTGCATGGGGGCGACACCTGACCGGCCCACCGCCTGCCGAGGACGCCGTGGACCGGCACGACGGGACCGATGCTCTCGCGTCCGTGGTCGCGTCGATGGGCCGGTTCGGCTTCGACTCCCACGTGGTCGACGACCAGGACTCCTTCCGGCTCGAGGTCAGCCACTGTCCGTTCCTGGAGGTCGCCGCCGAACACCTCGACGTGGTCTGCTCGGTGCACCTCGGACTGATCCGTGGCGCCCTCGAGCAGAGCGGCGCCGGGGTCACCGCCGGGACCCTCGAGCCCCTGGTCGAACCGAGCCGGTGCATCGCGCACCTGGTCCGCGGGGCCCCGGCTACCGTGACGCCCTGA
- a CDS encoding LolA family protein, with product MTVFQHRPTLRWLVPLLTAVVLAAGGSAVGVLSATARDGLPHRSASQLLVDVQNARLEGLSGTIVQNADLGLPSLPGVGGAGSSDMSSLVSGSHTLRLWYAGPDRVRLALLGSLGESDLVRNGTDLWLWSSKDKSAQHRTVPRSDGAAGDPGGAAAAMTPQQAADAALKAITPSTKVSTDGTAVVAGRPAYELLLRPRDAGSLIGSVRIAIDGRTHVPTRVQVFAANAPDPAFEVGFTSFDPTTPPASVFTFNPPPGTDVTESGSSHAKDSTGPRGQLGPANGAEPRVVGTGWTSVAVAKVPAGSGAVTGSPTMRTLLQALPKVSGSWGSGHLLRGTLFSALLTDDGRLVVGAVAPDALYAALTVR from the coding sequence GTGACCGTCTTCCAACACCGCCCCACGCTGCGCTGGCTGGTTCCCCTGCTGACCGCTGTCGTCCTCGCCGCCGGAGGGTCCGCCGTCGGGGTGCTCTCGGCGACCGCCCGCGACGGACTGCCGCACCGCAGCGCCTCGCAGCTGCTCGTCGACGTCCAGAACGCACGGCTCGAAGGCCTCTCCGGCACCATCGTCCAGAACGCCGACCTCGGGCTGCCCAGCCTCCCCGGCGTCGGCGGTGCGGGCAGCTCGGACATGAGCTCGTTGGTCAGCGGCTCGCACACCCTGCGGCTCTGGTACGCCGGCCCGGACCGGGTGCGTCTCGCGCTGCTCGGGTCGCTCGGGGAGTCCGACCTGGTCCGCAACGGCACCGACCTCTGGCTGTGGTCGAGCAAGGACAAGAGCGCCCAGCACCGGACGGTCCCGCGCTCCGACGGCGCCGCCGGCGACCCCGGGGGTGCGGCCGCGGCGATGACACCGCAGCAGGCGGCCGACGCCGCGCTGAAGGCGATCACCCCGTCGACGAAGGTGAGCACCGACGGCACGGCGGTCGTGGCCGGCCGGCCGGCCTACGAGCTGCTGCTCCGGCCGCGGGACGCCGGATCGCTGATCGGCTCCGTGCGGATCGCGATCGACGGTCGCACCCACGTGCCGACCCGGGTGCAGGTGTTCGCCGCGAACGCGCCGGACCCGGCCTTCGAGGTGGGGTTCACCTCCTTCGACCCGACCACGCCGCCTGCCTCCGTGTTCACGTTCAACCCCCCGCCCGGCACCGACGTCACCGAGTCCGGCTCCTCGCACGCCAAGGACTCCACGGGACCGCGGGGCCAGTTGGGCCCGGCCAACGGTGCGGAGCCGAGGGTGGTCGGCACGGGGTGGACCTCGGTCGCGGTGGCCAAGGTGCCCGCGGGCTCTGGCGCGGTCACCGGTTCACCGACGATGCGCACGCTGCTCCAGGCGCTCCCGAAGGTCAGCGGCAGCTGGGGGTCGGGACACCTGCTGCGCGGGACGCTGTTCTCGGCCCTGCTCACCGACGACGGACGGCTGGTCGTCGGAGCGGTCGCCCCGGACGCCCTCTACGCCGCCCTGACGGTCAGATGA
- a CDS encoding response regulator transcription factor — translation MRLLVVEDEVRLAHALRRGLVADGFAVEVATDGASGLELARHDDFDAVLLDVMLPRLSGYEVVRALRAEENWVPVLMLSAKDGEHDQADGLDCGADDYLTKPFSYVVLLARLRALLRRAPYARPAVLAAGDVRLDPATRHVTVAEQPVSLTPREYGLLEYFLRRPGRVVTKVEILDHVWDAAAEVHPNAVEVYVGYLRRKLGRHLVETVRGIGYRLES, via the coding sequence ATGCGACTGCTCGTGGTCGAGGACGAGGTGCGCCTGGCGCACGCGCTGCGCCGCGGTCTGGTGGCCGACGGTTTCGCCGTCGAGGTCGCGACCGACGGCGCCAGCGGGCTCGAGCTGGCGCGGCACGACGACTTCGACGCGGTCCTGCTGGACGTGATGCTTCCCCGGCTGTCCGGCTACGAGGTGGTGCGTGCGCTACGGGCCGAGGAGAACTGGGTCCCGGTGCTGATGCTGTCCGCCAAGGACGGCGAGCACGACCAGGCGGACGGCCTCGACTGCGGCGCCGACGACTACCTCACCAAGCCGTTCTCCTACGTGGTGCTGCTCGCGCGGCTCCGTGCCCTGCTGCGTCGGGCGCCGTACGCCCGGCCGGCGGTGCTCGCGGCCGGCGACGTCAGGCTGGACCCGGCGACCCGGCACGTCACCGTCGCCGAGCAGCCGGTGAGCCTGACGCCGCGGGAGTACGGCCTGCTGGAGTACTTCCTGCGCCGCCCGGGCCGGGTGGTGACCAAGGTGGAGATCCTCGACCACGTCTGGGACGCGGCGGCCGAGGTGCACCCCAACGCCGTCGAGGTGTACGTGGGCTACCTGCGACGGAAGCTGGGCCGCCACCTGGTGGAGACGGTGCGCGGCATCGGCTACCGCCTGGAGTCATGA
- a CDS encoding ABC transporter permease yields MSAPDLVDVRPPRAVSTRFLRSELRLIFRRRRNLAGLLVLASVPVLISVAVKVSTPERERGGPDFFSSITDNGLFVALASLTIELGLFLPLAVAAIAGDAVAGEANIGTLRYLLTVPVQRVRLLAVKYLAIVVFTLVATLTVTVTGLVTGLALFGGGSMTLLSGSQIGFTEGLLRVLVASVYLAACLASLGAVGLFVSTLTEQPIGAIIAVVVFSTASFILDTIPQISWLHPYLITHNWLAFGDLFRDPVAWGGVQQGLYVAGAYTLVFWLAGWARFAGKDVTS; encoded by the coding sequence ATGTCAGCGCCTGACCTGGTCGACGTACGTCCTCCGCGGGCCGTGTCCACGCGGTTCCTGCGTTCCGAGCTGCGGCTGATCTTCCGCAGACGCCGCAACCTGGCCGGCCTGCTGGTCCTGGCGAGCGTCCCGGTGCTCATCTCGGTCGCGGTGAAGGTCTCCACCCCGGAGCGGGAACGCGGCGGACCCGACTTCTTCAGCTCGATCACCGACAACGGTCTGTTCGTGGCGCTGGCCTCCCTGACCATCGAGCTCGGGCTGTTCCTCCCGCTGGCCGTCGCGGCGATCGCCGGCGACGCAGTGGCCGGCGAGGCCAACATCGGCACGCTGCGCTACCTGTTGACGGTTCCCGTGCAACGCGTCCGGCTGCTCGCGGTGAAGTACCTCGCGATCGTGGTGTTCACACTCGTCGCCACGCTCACCGTCACCGTGACCGGGCTGGTCACGGGGCTCGCCCTGTTCGGCGGCGGCAGCATGACGTTGCTCTCCGGCTCGCAGATCGGCTTCACCGAAGGTCTGCTCCGGGTGCTGGTCGCCTCGGTCTACCTGGCGGCGTGCCTGGCGTCGCTGGGGGCGGTGGGGCTGTTCGTGTCGACGCTGACCGAGCAGCCGATCGGGGCGATAATCGCGGTGGTCGTGTTCAGCACCGCGAGCTTCATCCTCGACACCATCCCGCAGATCAGCTGGCTGCACCCCTACCTGATCACCCACAACTGGCTGGCCTTCGGTGACCTGTTCCGGGACCCCGTCGCCTGGGGCGGCGTGCAACAGGGGCTCTACGTCGCGGGCGCCTACACGCTGGTGTTCTGGCTGGCCGGCTGGGCGCGCTTCGCGGGCAAGGACGTCACCAGCTGA
- a CDS encoding DsbA family oxidoreductase, with translation MSTDRIVVYGDFNCPWSYLASRRAAQLASDGVEVDWRAVEHEPWRPQPFSDTSTRFHRLRDEMPHVLEALLPGEELPYALAGFVPFTHAAVSGYAEAYGAGVGDRVRHLLFEALWLHGIDLGDAQVVRTLLTDAIRSGRSDSEPLHDWGYAVDVFGGPITTTAWRLREQWVSEWQAGGQDMVPVLVRDGEAPLVGLDAVRWLGAELHRRGIDPHRVPVPEPLPMPQQREEPSLSWVAENGNHWQRDHQRLHRAFPVPSLVGHQS, from the coding sequence ATGAGTACCGACCGCATCGTCGTCTACGGAGACTTCAACTGCCCCTGGAGCTACCTCGCCTCGCGGCGCGCGGCGCAGCTGGCAAGCGACGGGGTAGAGGTGGACTGGAGGGCGGTCGAGCACGAGCCGTGGCGGCCGCAGCCGTTCTCGGACACCTCCACACGGTTCCACCGCCTGCGCGACGAGATGCCGCACGTGCTCGAGGCCCTGCTTCCGGGGGAGGAGCTCCCCTACGCGCTCGCCGGCTTCGTGCCGTTCACCCATGCCGCGGTCTCGGGATACGCCGAGGCGTACGGCGCCGGGGTCGGCGACCGGGTCCGGCACCTGTTGTTCGAAGCGCTGTGGCTGCACGGGATCGACCTCGGCGACGCACAGGTGGTCCGGACCCTTCTCACCGATGCCATCCGCAGCGGGCGCTCGGACAGCGAGCCGCTGCACGACTGGGGCTACGCGGTCGACGTCTTCGGCGGGCCGATCACGACGACCGCGTGGCGTCTGCGTGAGCAGTGGGTCTCGGAGTGGCAGGCCGGCGGCCAGGACATGGTGCCGGTGCTGGTCCGCGACGGAGAAGCGCCTTTGGTCGGCCTGGATGCCGTCCGGTGGCTCGGTGCGGAGCTCCACCGCCGGGGTATCGACCCGCACCGCGTGCCTGTCCCCGAGCCGCTGCCGATGCCGCAGCAGCGGGAGGAGCCCTCCTTGTCCTGGGTGGCGGAGAACGGCAACCACTGGCAGCGCGACCACCAGCGGCTGCACCGGGCCTTCCCGGTGCCCAGCCTGGTCGGGCATCAAAGCTAG
- a CDS encoding sensor histidine kinase — protein MTSAWHRLGLRARLLLVGVLGVAVALAIGSLTLYGVLTLLSYRTLDESARATAADVAVLVDRGRLPDPIPVTGSQVVQVVDGRNRVVSASVNADRLTALLRPEELADALSGEHPEVPGSRVGLGAPLRVTARSAGPPDQLATVVVAQQVGDLEESQRILGLTLLATYPLLLLVLTLIAWRVIGAALGPVEALRSSAERISGAGQDAQLPVPPSDDEIHALAVTLNSMLERLSAARARQRSFVADAAHELRSPLTSMRTQLEIAERLGERTPVTEDLQAEVSRMSTLVEDLLVLARLDADTLPRGPAEPVALRPLLDDLARQPGARVPVSTDGVADVAVAGRPDDLRRVFTNLLDNAVRHAGTGVELAARCDGSAVHVTVSDDGAGIPAAERERVFGRFTRLDDARDRDAGGSGLGLAIVRELVRRSGGEVVLEDRPRGGLTARVVLPAALSEQP, from the coding sequence ATGACCTCGGCCTGGCACCGGCTCGGTCTGCGTGCGCGCCTGCTGCTGGTCGGCGTGCTCGGGGTCGCCGTCGCGCTGGCCATCGGCAGCCTCACCCTGTACGGCGTCCTCACGCTGCTCAGCTACCGGACCCTCGACGAGTCCGCCCGGGCCACCGCCGCCGACGTCGCGGTCCTGGTCGACCGGGGCCGGCTCCCGGACCCGATCCCGGTCACCGGCAGCCAGGTGGTGCAGGTCGTCGACGGGCGCAACCGGGTCGTCAGCGCCTCGGTCAACGCCGACCGGCTGACCGCGCTGCTGCGACCCGAGGAGCTTGCCGACGCGCTGTCCGGCGAGCACCCGGAGGTCCCCGGTTCCCGGGTCGGGCTAGGTGCGCCGCTGCGGGTCACCGCGCGCAGCGCCGGCCCGCCGGACCAGCTGGCGACGGTCGTGGTGGCCCAGCAGGTCGGTGACCTCGAGGAGAGCCAGCGGATCCTGGGGCTCACGCTGCTCGCGACCTACCCGCTCCTGCTGCTGGTGCTGACCCTGATCGCCTGGCGGGTGATCGGTGCCGCGCTGGGACCCGTGGAGGCGCTGCGCTCCTCCGCCGAGCGGATCTCCGGCGCCGGGCAGGACGCACAGCTGCCGGTCCCCCCGTCCGACGACGAGATCCACGCCCTCGCGGTCACCCTGAACTCGATGCTGGAGCGGCTGTCGGCAGCCCGCGCCCGGCAACGCTCCTTCGTCGCGGACGCCGCTCACGAGCTGCGCAGCCCGCTGACCTCGATGCGCACCCAGCTCGAGATCGCCGAGCGCCTCGGCGAGCGCACCCCGGTCACCGAGGACCTCCAGGCCGAGGTGAGCAGGATGTCCACGCTGGTCGAGGACCTGCTGGTGCTGGCCCGACTCGACGCCGACACGCTGCCGCGGGGACCTGCCGAGCCCGTCGCCCTCAGGCCGCTGCTCGACGACCTCGCCCGCCAGCCGGGCGCCAGGGTCCCGGTGTCCACCGACGGCGTCGCAGACGTCGCCGTGGCCGGCCGGCCCGACGACCTGCGCCGGGTCTTCACCAACCTGCTGGACAACGCGGTCCGGCACGCCGGCACCGGGGTGGAGCTGGCCGCCCGGTGCGACGGGTCGGCCGTGCACGTGACGGTCTCCGACGACGGCGCCGGGATCCCCGCAGCGGAGCGGGAGCGGGTCTTCGGGCGGTTCACCCGACTCGACGACGCCCGCGACCGGGACGCGGGCGGGAGCGGACTGGGGCTGGCCATCGTGCGTGAGCTGGTCCGCCGGTCGGGGGGCGAGGTCGTCCTCGAGGACCGGCCGCGGGGCGGACTGACCGCCCGGGTCGTGCTGCCGGCTGCGCTCTCCGAGCAACCGTGA
- a CDS encoding calcium-binding protein: MIGIGRKAAAATVVLGTLVAGPAALAATITGTPGNDDLVGTTGSDRIDARAGDDLVRALAGADFVHAGRGADAVFLGPGRGMGDTALGGGGDDRLFGGPGTDNIDGGPGADLIDAGLGNDSVFDGGGADVVVTGEGRDGVDVTDGRDVVSTGPGSDGITVFRDHQPDVIRCGTGFDHLIFLDGREKHDVVRGCESITVGSSD; encoded by the coding sequence ATGATCGGCATCGGACGCAAGGCAGCCGCCGCCACCGTCGTGCTCGGCACGCTCGTGGCCGGCCCGGCAGCTCTGGCAGCGACCATCACCGGGACGCCGGGTAACGACGACCTCGTCGGCACCACGGGCTCGGACCGGATCGACGCGCGCGCCGGCGACGACCTCGTCCGCGCGCTGGCGGGGGCCGACTTCGTGCACGCCGGACGGGGAGCGGACGCGGTGTTCCTCGGCCCCGGCCGCGGGATGGGAGACACCGCCCTGGGCGGTGGGGGCGACGACCGGCTGTTCGGCGGCCCGGGCACCGACAACATCGACGGCGGCCCGGGCGCGGACCTCATCGACGCGGGCCTCGGGAACGACAGCGTGTTCGACGGCGGCGGCGCCGACGTGGTCGTCACCGGCGAGGGGCGTGACGGCGTGGACGTGACCGACGGGCGCGATGTCGTCAGCACGGGACCCGGCAGCGACGGGATCACCGTCTTCCGCGACCACCAGCCCGACGTGATCCGCTGCGGCACTGGCTTCGACCACCTGATCTTCCTCGACGGCCGGGAGAAGCACGACGTCGTGCGCGGCTGCGAGTCGATCACCGTCGGCAGCAGCGACTGA
- a CDS encoding wax ester/triacylglycerol synthase family O-acyltransferase gives MGTRRIGPVDTLWLNMDRPQNLMVVESLVLLAGRLDRDRFWAVLQKRMIDRYPVFAQVATPPRLPGGRPRWVSADGFRIEDHLHEARLPASRGEAGLQEYVGAHMGHPLRRDRPLWEVHLLEGLPRGTAVFMRFHHSLADGIALMQVLGSFTDAAADDDLAEDTAAAMAPAAAPDGFLGGAVQLLGRAVDVLPRALPRRVPAPPLGRTLGLALETGRVSAKLLLTRNPPTALSGPVGNVKRAAWSGPIPLPDMVTLAHGTGTTLNDVLVAALSGALRRYLLEHGDDPVDLPSMVPVNLRRSDQPLPAELGNRFALVIMVLPSSLPTAFGRLAETKRRMDQIKRSPEPLLTFGLIEGIGTTAPAAERVLVDFFANKAIGVVTNVPGPREQRYLAGARIEGLLGWAPESGNQTLGVCIVTYAGAIRVGFKSDAIWLPDPDTLVAHFVDELDELSNLQPGAAATTRRRTG, from the coding sequence GTGGGAACGCGACGAATCGGCCCGGTCGACACGCTCTGGCTCAACATGGACAGGCCGCAGAACCTCATGGTGGTGGAGAGCCTGGTGCTGCTCGCCGGCAGGCTGGACCGTGACCGGTTCTGGGCCGTGCTGCAGAAGCGGATGATCGACCGCTATCCCGTCTTCGCGCAGGTCGCGACACCGCCTCGCCTCCCCGGCGGCCGTCCCCGCTGGGTCTCCGCGGACGGCTTCCGGATCGAGGACCACCTGCACGAGGCCCGGCTGCCGGCGTCGCGGGGCGAGGCGGGGTTGCAGGAGTACGTCGGCGCCCACATGGGTCACCCGCTGCGCAGGGATCGGCCGCTGTGGGAGGTGCACCTGTTGGAGGGGCTCCCGCGGGGCACCGCTGTCTTCATGCGCTTCCACCACAGCCTGGCGGACGGGATCGCGCTGATGCAGGTGCTGGGCTCGTTCACGGACGCCGCCGCCGACGACGACCTGGCCGAGGACACCGCCGCAGCCATGGCTCCGGCGGCAGCCCCGGACGGGTTTCTCGGCGGCGCGGTCCAGCTACTCGGCCGGGCGGTCGACGTACTGCCGCGGGCGCTGCCGCGGCGTGTCCCAGCGCCGCCGTTGGGCCGGACTCTCGGCCTGGCACTCGAGACCGGCCGGGTCAGCGCCAAGCTGCTGCTGACCCGCAACCCGCCGACCGCGCTGTCCGGTCCGGTCGGGAACGTGAAGCGCGCGGCGTGGTCCGGGCCGATCCCGCTCCCCGACATGGTGACCCTCGCGCACGGCACCGGCACCACCCTCAACGACGTGCTGGTGGCCGCGCTGTCCGGCGCGCTGCGCCGCTACCTGCTCGAGCACGGCGACGACCCGGTGGACCTGCCCTCGATGGTCCCGGTCAACCTGCGCCGGTCCGACCAGCCGCTGCCGGCCGAGCTCGGCAACCGGTTCGCCCTGGTGATCATGGTGCTGCCCTCCAGCCTGCCCACCGCGTTCGGTCGCCTGGCGGAGACCAAACGGCGGATGGACCAGATCAAGCGCTCGCCCGAACCGCTGCTGACCTTCGGTCTGATCGAGGGGATCGGCACGACCGCACCGGCTGCCGAGCGGGTGCTGGTGGACTTCTTCGCGAACAAGGCGATCGGCGTGGTCACGAACGTCCCGGGGCCGCGCGAGCAGCGCTACCTCGCCGGCGCCCGGATCGAGGGGCTGCTGGGCTGGGCCCCGGAGTCCGGCAACCAGACGCTCGGGGTCTGCATCGTCACCTACGCCGGCGCCATCCGGGTCGGGTTCAAGTCCGACGCGATCTGGCTTCCGGACCCCGACACGCTGGTCGCTCACTTCGTCGACGAGCTCGACGAGCTGTCGAACCTGCAGCCCGGTGCGGCGGCCACGACCCGAAGGAGAACCGGATGA